In Marixanthomonas ophiurae, one genomic interval encodes:
- the recF gene encoding DNA replication/repair protein RecF (All proteins in this family for which functions are known are DNA-binding proteins that assist the filamentation of RecA onto DNA for the initiation of recombination or recombinational repair.), with product MVLDTLSLLNYKNFDAITFQMDPKINCFTGHNGVGKTNILDAIYHLSFGKSYFNPITSQNIKHDADFFVVEGNYEKSDRQEKIIVSAKQGQKKMIKRNGKAYEKFSEHIGFLPLVIISPADRDLIIEGSSTRRKFMDGVISQGDSQYLNTLLKYNKTLVQRNSLLKYFAANNTFNQDTLSIYNEQLHEFGTLIYGKRAAFLEEFTPIFLNRYKSISSGNETVGLEYKSQLKENDLLTLLKENITKDKITQYTNFGIHKDDLVFEIDGHPIKKFGSQGQQKSYLIALKLAQFDFIKAQSNVNPILLLDDIFDKLDEQRVEHIIQLVDDENFGQLFISDTHADRTEAVIKKVHQTYKMFEL from the coding sequence ATGGTTTTAGACACACTTTCCTTACTCAATTATAAAAATTTTGATGCCATCACATTTCAAATGGACCCAAAAATCAACTGTTTCACAGGTCATAATGGGGTGGGAAAGACAAATATACTCGATGCAATTTATCATTTATCCTTCGGAAAAAGCTATTTTAACCCTATTACCAGCCAAAACATAAAACACGATGCCGATTTCTTTGTAGTTGAAGGAAATTATGAGAAAAGCGACCGCCAAGAAAAAATAATCGTGAGTGCCAAGCAAGGCCAGAAAAAAATGATAAAACGTAATGGAAAGGCTTATGAAAAATTTAGTGAACATATTGGGTTTTTACCGTTGGTTATCATTTCGCCGGCAGATCGTGACCTTATTATAGAAGGTAGTAGTACTAGACGTAAATTTATGGATGGTGTTATTTCGCAAGGGGATTCGCAATACCTAAACACCCTATTAAAGTATAATAAAACATTAGTGCAGCGTAATTCGTTATTAAAATATTTTGCCGCCAACAATACCTTTAACCAAGACACCCTTTCCATTTACAATGAACAGCTTCATGAATTTGGGACCCTTATTTACGGCAAACGAGCTGCTTTTTTAGAAGAATTTACCCCTATTTTCCTGAATCGATACAAATCAATTAGTAGCGGGAATGAAACAGTAGGATTGGAATACAAGAGTCAGTTAAAAGAAAATGATCTATTAACTTTACTGAAAGAAAACATCACCAAAGATAAAATCACTCAATACACTAATTTCGGAATCCACAAAGACGACCTTGTTTTTGAAATTGATGGACATCCTATTAAAAAATTTGGTTCGCAAGGGCAGCAAAAATCGTATTTAATTGCCTTAAAGTTAGCGCAATTCGATTTTATAAAAGCACAGAGCAATGTAAATCCTATTTTATTATTGGATGATATTTTTGATAAATTAGACGAACAACGGGTGGAACACATTATACAGTTGGTAGACGATGAAAATTTCGGTCAATTATTTATTAGTGACACCCATGCAGACCGAACTGAAGCCGTAATTAAAAAAGTACATCAAACCTACAAGATGTTTGAGTTGTAA
- a CDS encoding nucleoside-diphosphate kinase: MRTDRTFTMLKPDSVEKGHIGAILEKITASGFKIVAMKLTQMTTADAEEFYAIHKERPFFGELVEYMTRGPIVSAVLEKDNAVEDFRTLIGATNPEDAAEGTIRKLYAASIGENAVHGSDSDENAEIESQFHFAGREIF, translated from the coding sequence ATGAGAACAGATAGAACGTTTACTATGTTAAAGCCTGATAGTGTTGAAAAAGGACACATTGGAGCTATTCTTGAAAAAATTACCGCTTCTGGTTTTAAAATCGTAGCGATGAAATTAACGCAAATGACCACAGCAGATGCTGAGGAATTTTATGCTATTCATAAAGAACGTCCGTTTTTTGGCGAATTAGTTGAATACATGACACGCGGGCCTATCGTTTCTGCTGTACTTGAAAAAGACAATGCTGTAGAGGATTTCCGTACGCTAATTGGGGCAACAAACCCAGAAGATGCTGCTGAAGGAACTATTCGTAAATTATATGCTGCCTCCATTGGAGAGAATGCAGTACACGGAAGTGACAGCGATGAAAATGCCGAAATTGAAAGTCAATTCCATTTTGCAGGAAGAGAGATTTTTTAA
- a CDS encoding DUF721 domain-containing protein — protein MARRNKEESTLGDVIKDFIEANRLQNGLDKVSVKEAWHNVMGNAISKYTTAIKLEREVLYVQLSSSVLREELSYGKEKIIKLVNEELGKDLIKKIILR, from the coding sequence TTGGCAAGAAGAAATAAAGAAGAAAGCACATTGGGCGATGTTATAAAGGACTTTATTGAAGCCAACCGTTTACAAAATGGCTTAGATAAAGTTTCAGTTAAAGAAGCTTGGCATAATGTTATGGGAAATGCCATTTCAAAATACACTACAGCCATAAAGTTGGAACGTGAAGTATTATATGTGCAATTAAGTTCTTCCGTGTTGCGGGAAGAGCTAAGTTATGGCAAAGAAAAAATCATAAAATTGGTGAATGAGGAACTGGGAAAAGACCTTATTAAAAAAATAATACTTCGATAA
- a CDS encoding alkaline phosphatase D family protein — MKKILLLVSLLVVISCKEAEQVVSSEKKTETTPFTMVFASCNDQDREQPLWQPIINTEPDLFIWGGDNVYADTDDMGKMASDYSKIWANKEYQTIAENTDIIATWDDHDYGKNDAGKEWHKKEEAQQVFLDFLKLPKDDPRRKREGVYHSQTFTTDNGSVKVILLDTRYFRGPLKENPNPENEYERYIPWQEDEGGSILGEEQWRWFENELEDDTADFTVIVSSIQFLSNQHGFEKWANHPSEVKKMYSVLKGAKANNILILSGDRHHAEVSVTEVAGLDDLLVDFTSSGLTHTWPGTPMDNNPYRVGEGTKQLNFGVLYFDFVNEKVSYQIRGENNVLYEEFVQQY; from the coding sequence ATGAAAAAAATACTTTTACTAGTTTCACTTCTAGTTGTTATAAGTTGTAAAGAAGCGGAGCAAGTTGTTTCTTCAGAAAAGAAAACTGAAACCACCCCGTTTACTATGGTTTTTGCCAGTTGCAATGATCAAGACCGCGAACAGCCGCTTTGGCAACCTATTATAAATACTGAACCAGATCTTTTTATATGGGGTGGTGACAATGTTTATGCCGATACAGATGACATGGGAAAAATGGCTTCAGATTATAGTAAAATATGGGCCAATAAAGAATATCAAACAATAGCAGAAAATACCGATATAATCGCTACTTGGGATGACCACGACTACGGAAAAAACGATGCGGGGAAAGAATGGCATAAAAAAGAAGAAGCGCAACAGGTTTTTCTCGATTTCTTAAAACTCCCGAAGGATGACCCAAGAAGAAAACGAGAAGGTGTTTACCACTCACAAACTTTCACTACAGACAATGGAAGTGTAAAGGTTATTTTACTAGATACTCGCTATTTTAGAGGTCCTTTAAAAGAGAATCCAAATCCCGAAAATGAGTATGAACGTTACATACCTTGGCAAGAAGACGAGGGTGGAAGTATTTTGGGTGAAGAACAATGGAGATGGTTTGAAAATGAATTAGAAGATGATACAGCAGATTTTACCGTAATTGTAAGTAGCATTCAGTTTTTAAGCAATCAACACGGATTTGAAAAATGGGCGAATCACCCTTCTGAAGTAAAGAAAATGTATAGTGTACTAAAAGGCGCTAAAGCAAATAATATTTTAATACTTAGTGGCGACCGTCATCATGCAGAAGTTTCAGTAACAGAAGTTGCTGGATTAGATGATCTTTTAGTAGATTTTACAAGTAGTGGGTTAACCCATACATGGCCGGGAACACCTATGGATAATAATCCATATCGAGTGGGCGAAGGAACCAAGCAATTAAATTTTGGTGTGTTGTATTTTGACTTTGTCAATGAGAAAGTTAGCTATCAAATACGAGGTGAAAATAATGTTTTATATGAAGAATTTGTGCAGCAATATTAA
- a CDS encoding aminoacyl-histidine dipeptidase: MNEEIRNLEPKELWNKFADLNAVPRPSKKEERVIAFMKDFGKKLNLETIEDEVGNVIIRKPATEGMEDRKPIVMQSHLDMVHQKNNDTEFDFDTQGIDMYVDDDWVRAKGTTLGADNGLGVATIMAILESNTIAHPELEALFTIDEETGMTGAKGLKGGILQGDILLNLDTEEDDEIGVGCAGGVDITATKTYSEEKAPSNTEMLTITVKGLRGGHSGMDIIKGLGNANKLMNRVLYATRDFIHIASVAGGSLRNAIPRESVAVVAVASDKMDAFTSELETATNKIKEEYKNLEPELTITTEKTSEASKKVMDSTSQKEFIQAIYAAHNGVYRMSPEIEDLVETSNNIAKITVENGTIEVLCLTRSSVESSRDDLANTLQAVFEMAGFTVDFSGEYPGWAPNMESSIVKLLDSLYEEMNGERAEVAACHAGLECGILGQNYPEMEMISFGPTIRGAHSPDERASISSAQKYWKFVLEALKRIPKK, translated from the coding sequence ATGAACGAAGAAATAAGAAACTTAGAACCAAAAGAACTTTGGAACAAATTTGCCGATTTAAACGCTGTACCGCGACCTTCAAAAAAAGAGGAACGTGTTATCGCTTTTATGAAAGATTTCGGTAAAAAATTAAATCTTGAAACCATTGAAGACGAAGTAGGGAATGTTATTATTCGTAAGCCTGCTACTGAAGGAATGGAAGACAGAAAACCCATCGTGATGCAATCGCATTTAGATATGGTGCATCAAAAAAATAACGATACGGAGTTCGATTTTGATACCCAAGGAATCGATATGTATGTAGATGACGATTGGGTGCGTGCTAAAGGAACAACCTTAGGAGCCGATAACGGCTTAGGCGTTGCCACGATTATGGCAATTTTAGAAAGTAATACTATTGCGCATCCAGAATTGGAAGCACTTTTTACGATAGACGAAGAAACTGGAATGACCGGTGCCAAAGGATTAAAAGGAGGAATATTACAAGGCGATATTCTTTTAAACTTAGATACCGAAGAAGATGATGAAATAGGCGTAGGCTGTGCCGGTGGCGTAGATATTACGGCCACTAAAACATATTCTGAAGAAAAAGCTCCTTCCAATACCGAAATGCTTACAATTACCGTAAAAGGATTGCGTGGCGGTCATAGTGGGATGGATATCATTAAAGGATTGGGGAATGCCAATAAATTAATGAATCGCGTTTTATATGCTACACGAGACTTTATTCATATAGCCTCAGTTGCTGGAGGGAGTTTGCGAAATGCAATTCCAAGAGAGAGTGTAGCGGTTGTAGCAGTTGCTTCCGATAAAATGGATGCATTTACTTCTGAACTTGAAACGGCAACCAACAAAATAAAAGAAGAATACAAGAACCTAGAGCCAGAATTAACCATTACTACGGAAAAAACTTCTGAAGCATCTAAAAAGGTGATGGATAGTACTTCTCAAAAGGAATTTATTCAAGCTATCTACGCAGCACATAATGGGGTGTATAGAATGAGTCCAGAGATTGAAGATTTAGTGGAAACTTCTAATAACATTGCTAAGATTACGGTTGAAAACGGAACAATTGAAGTATTGTGTTTAACGCGTTCTTCGGTAGAATCGTCAAGAGATGATTTAGCCAATACGTTACAAGCTGTTTTTGAAATGGCAGGTTTTACGGTTGACTTTTCTGGGGAATATCCTGGTTGGGCGCCAAATATGGAAAGCTCTATTGTAAAATTATTAGATTCTTTATATGAAGAAATGAATGGCGAACGTGCTGAAGTTGCTGCGTGCCACGCCGGTTTAGAATGTGGTATTTTAGGGCAGAATTACCCTGAAATGGAAATGATTTCCTTTGGACCAACCATTCGCGGAGCACATTCACCAGATGAGCGTGCAAGTATTTCATCTGCACAGAAATATTGGAAATTTGTATTAGAAGCGTTAAAGCGTATTCCGAAGAAATAA
- the gldI gene encoding gliding motility-associated peptidyl-prolyl isomerase GldI, translating to MLRNIASLFILFIFAFSCKSPEARRPVHQSSGTFIHESAQRNKALYDEEKEYIQKIVDTDTTKDYIASDSGFWYYYNTKDSIVENKPKLGDDVTFTYNIKDLSGKTILTEEEVGLQRYKVDQTNQDLISGIRDGIKLMQEGETVTFLFPSYKAFGYYGIESKLGTNIPVKSTVTLKTIKQNQEN from the coding sequence ATGCTTCGTAATATAGCCTCTTTATTTATTCTTTTCATCTTTGCTTTTTCTTGTAAAAGCCCCGAAGCTAGAAGACCAGTACATCAATCATCTGGCACGTTTATACATGAATCTGCGCAACGTAATAAGGCTTTATATGATGAGGAGAAAGAATACATCCAAAAAATAGTTGATACCGATACTACAAAAGACTACATTGCTTCAGATAGTGGTTTTTGGTATTATTATAACACCAAAGATAGCATTGTTGAAAATAAACCTAAGTTAGGTGACGATGTTACTTTTACCTATAACATTAAAGATTTAAGCGGAAAAACAATCCTTACTGAAGAAGAAGTTGGGTTGCAACGCTATAAAGTAGACCAAACCAACCAAGATTTAATTTCCGGAATCCGTGATGGAATAAAACTGATGCAAGAAGGCGAAACGGTGACGTTTTTATTTCCTTCATACAAAGCATTTGGATATTATGGAATAGAAAGTAAATTAGGAACTAATATTCCTGTTAAAAGTACCGTAACCTTAAAAACAATCAAACAAAACCAAGAAAACTAA
- a CDS encoding DHH family phosphoesterase produces the protein MNTEITEQVKKLLASPQKIVVVGHKNPDGDAIGSCLGLSFFLNRLGHKADVIMPNDFPEFLKWLPGCDDIIIHDKDTDKSIETINNANLIFTLDFNALNRAGNMEQFLEDCDAKFVMIDHHQEPDDYAIITYSDVSMSSTCEMVYHFIDAMDELGALCLEVSTHLYTGIMTDTGSFRFPSTTAKTHRVIAHLIEVGANNSQIHENIYDVNSPDRMKLLGVALNNLNIMPEYNTAYITLSQKELDKHNFKKGDTEGFVNYALSIKGVKFAIIFIENKQDNIIKMSLRSKGDFSVNTLAREHYNGGGHTNAAGGRSTLSLSKTISEFISILPKYKNDLTDAS, from the coding sequence ATGAATACTGAAATTACCGAACAAGTAAAAAAACTACTTGCCTCACCACAAAAAATAGTTGTTGTAGGCCATAAAAACCCTGATGGAGATGCCATTGGATCGTGTTTAGGATTGTCTTTCTTCTTAAATAGATTAGGTCACAAAGCCGATGTGATCATGCCAAATGATTTTCCTGAATTTTTAAAGTGGTTACCTGGTTGTGATGATATTATCATCCATGATAAAGACACTGATAAAAGCATTGAAACCATAAACAACGCAAATTTAATCTTTACCCTAGACTTTAATGCCTTAAACCGTGCTGGGAATATGGAACAGTTTCTCGAAGACTGTGATGCAAAGTTTGTAATGATAGATCATCACCAAGAACCTGATGATTATGCTATTATAACCTATAGTGACGTATCCATGAGTTCTACTTGTGAAATGGTTTATCATTTTATAGATGCCATGGATGAACTAGGAGCGCTTTGTTTAGAGGTTTCTACACATTTATATACCGGGATTATGACTGACACTGGTTCGTTTCGATTTCCGTCTACCACGGCCAAAACACATCGCGTAATAGCCCATTTAATAGAAGTGGGTGCCAATAACTCTCAAATACACGAGAACATTTATGATGTAAACAGTCCCGACCGCATGAAACTATTGGGAGTAGCCTTAAATAATCTCAATATCATGCCTGAATACAACACGGCATATATTACGCTGTCTCAAAAAGAATTAGATAAACACAATTTTAAAAAAGGCGATACCGAAGGCTTTGTCAATTACGCCCTCTCCATAAAAGGAGTTAAATTTGCCATTATATTTATTGAAAATAAGCAAGATAACATTATAAAAATGTCATTGCGCAGTAAAGGTGATTTTTCGGTAAATACATTAGCTCGCGAACATTATAATGGTGGCGGACATACTAATGCAGCCGGCGGAAGAAGCACCTTGTCCTTATCTAAAACAATTAGTGAATTTATTAGTATATTGCCTAAATATAAAAATGATCTTACAGATGCTTCGTAA
- a CDS encoding peptidylprolyl isomerase has product MKKFTLLFLLISLTFVACKSKYPDLKDGVYAEFVTNKGTFVAELHNEQAPLTVANFVSLAEGTNGMVDSIYKGKKFYNGLTFHRVIKDFMIQGGDPEGTGQGNPGYRFPDEIVDSLKHDKKGILSMANSGPATNGSQFFITLKPTPWLDGRHTVFGEIVKGQEVVDSIGMVETIKPGDKPKDSIFMKEVNIINKGNTKVSQFTEKMEKIEKEKKEKEERIAKVAKEKALGFDKLRGEAEELPSGIKIYYNTKGDGEKPKEGSKVLMNYAGYFDDGRLFDSNILEISEQFETVDEARKAAQQYKPVETQYSTEAKLIPGFREGLMQLSVGDKATVFIPSHLGYGQRGYPPLIPGNADLIFELELVEVVE; this is encoded by the coding sequence ATGAAAAAATTCACGTTATTATTTTTATTAATATCACTCACTTTTGTAGCATGCAAAAGCAAATACCCCGATTTAAAAGACGGTGTTTATGCAGAATTTGTAACTAACAAAGGAACCTTTGTTGCAGAGTTACACAATGAACAAGCTCCATTAACCGTTGCCAACTTTGTATCTTTGGCAGAAGGAACCAATGGAATGGTTGATTCTATCTATAAAGGAAAAAAATTCTACAATGGATTAACGTTTCACCGTGTAATCAAAGATTTTATGATTCAAGGTGGAGACCCAGAAGGAACCGGCCAAGGAAATCCCGGTTACCGTTTTCCTGACGAAATTGTAGATTCATTAAAACACGATAAAAAAGGAATTTTATCTATGGCTAACTCTGGTCCTGCTACTAATGGAAGTCAGTTTTTCATCACTTTAAAACCAACCCCTTGGTTAGATGGTCGCCATACTGTTTTTGGTGAAATAGTAAAAGGACAAGAAGTAGTAGATTCAATCGGAATGGTTGAAACTATTAAGCCTGGTGATAAACCAAAGGACTCCATTTTTATGAAAGAAGTGAATATCATCAACAAAGGGAATACTAAGGTATCTCAGTTCACTGAAAAAATGGAGAAGATTGAGAAGGAAAAGAAAGAAAAAGAAGAGCGAATTGCTAAAGTAGCTAAAGAGAAAGCTTTAGGTTTTGATAAACTTCGTGGAGAAGCAGAAGAATTACCTTCAGGTATTAAAATATACTACAATACAAAAGGTGATGGTGAAAAACCAAAAGAAGGAAGCAAAGTTTTAATGAACTATGCAGGCTATTTCGATGATGGTCGTTTATTTGATTCTAACATATTAGAGATTTCTGAACAATTTGAAACCGTAGATGAAGCCCGTAAAGCAGCTCAACAATACAAACCAGTTGAAACACAATATAGCACAGAAGCAAAATTAATTCCAGGTTTTAGAGAAGGATTAATGCAACTGAGCGTAGGTGATAAAGCCACTGTGTTCATTCCATCACACTTAGGTTATGGACAAAGAGGTTATCCGCCATTAATTCCAGGAAATGCCGATTTGATTTTTGAATTAGAATTGGTGGAAGTTGTAGAATAA